Below is a genomic region from Shumkonia mesophila.
GTGCAGTTCGAGGGGGCGGGGCGCATTTCGGCCGAGGCGATGCGCGAGAAGCGGGTCACCGACGGCAAGGCCAACTTGGTGCGCAACCAGGCCTGCTTCGGCTGCACCATCGCCTGCGGGCGCATCTCGCAGATCGACAAGACCCACTTCACGGTGGCCAACAATCCCAAGTACTGGGGAGCGCAGGGCGGCCTGGAGTACGAGGCGGCCTGGGCGCTGGGCGCCGCCACCGGGGTCGACGACCTCGAGGCCCTGACCTACGCCAATTATCTTTGCAACGAGCAGGGCATGGACCCCATCACCTTCGGCACCACGGTCGGCGCCGCCATGGAACTTTTCGAGATGGGGGTCATCACCACCAAGCAGACCGGCGGGCTGGAGCTGAAGTTCGGCTCGGCCGAGACGCTGACCAAGCTGGCCGAACTGACCGGCATGGGCGAGGGTTTCGGGAAGGAAATCGGCCTGGGCTCCAAGCGGCTCACCGAGAAGTACGGCCATCCCGAGCTCTCCATGTCGGTCAAGGGCCAGGAATTCCCGGCCTACGACGGGCGCGGCATCCAGGGCATCGGGCTCGCCTACGCCACCTCGAACCGCGGCGCCTGCCATCTGCGCGGCTACACCATCGCCTCGGAAATCCTCGGCATCCCCGAGAAGACCGACCCCCTGGCCAGCGACGGCAAGGCCGGCCTGGTCAAGGCCTTCCAGGACGCCACCGCCGCCGTCGATTCCTCGGGGCTGTGCGTCTTCACCACCTTCGCCTGGACGCTCGACGACATCGCGCCCCAGATCGACGGCGCCTGCGAGGGGGGCTGGACGGCGGCCCGCCTGCTCGAGATGGGCGAGCGCATCTGGAACATGGAGCGCCGCTTCAACCTCGACGCCGGCTTCACCGCCAAGGACGACACCCTGCCCAAACGCCTGCTCAAGGAGGCGGCCAAGACCGGGCCCGCCAAGGGCAAGGTCAACGACCTGGGCAAGATGCTGCCCGAGTACTACAAGCTGCGCGGCTGGTCGCCCGAGGGCGTGCCGACCAACGAAACGGTCACCCGGCTTGCCCTCTAGGGGAAGGACGCTGGGCGTCGATCACTCAGGCCCTCTCCGCCCCCGGGGGCGGAGAGGGGAAATGGCGGCGAGCTTCGTAATCCTGCCTCCAGGGAGGAACCCATGCGCTATGTGCTGATCGGCGCCGGCCCGGCCGGCGTGGTGGCCGCCGAAACGCTCCGCAAGGCCGATCCCGAGGGCGACATCCTGCTCTTGGGCGACGAGCCGGAGCCGCCCTATTCGCGGATGGCGCTGCCCTATTTCCTGGTCGGCACCATCGACGAGGCGGGAACCTATCTTCGCAAATCCGAGACCCATTACGACGAACTCGGCATCGCGTTCCGCCACGCCCGCGCGCTTAAGATCGACCCGGCGGGCAAGACGGTGGCGCTGGAGGGCGGTGAGAGCGTCCCCTACGACCGCCTGATGATCGCCACCGGTTCCAGCACCGTAACCCCGCCGGTGCCCGGCATCGGGCTTCCCGGCGTCCATCCCTGCTGGACGCTGGCCGATTCGCGCGAAATCGCGCGCCGCGCCACGCCCGACAGCCGGGTGGTGCTGATGGGGGCCGGCTTCATCGGCTGCATCGTGCTGGAGTCCCTGATCAAGCGCGGCGTCAAGCCGACCGTGGTGGAAATGGCCGACCGCATGGTGCCGCGCATGATGAACGCGGCGGCCGGCGGCCTGATCAAGAAGTGGTGCGCCACCAAGGGCATCGAGGTGCTGACCTCGACCAAGGTCACCGCCATCGAGGACACCGGCGAGGCCCGCGATCCGCTGCGCGTGATGTTGGACAAGGGCGCGCCGCTGCGCGCCGCCCTGGTGGTGGTGGCGACCGGCGTGCGCCCCAACATCGCCTTCCTCGACGGCAGCGGGATCGAGACCGACTTCGGAATCCGCGTCGATTCCCACCTGAAAAGCAGCGCGGACGGCGTCTATGCGGCGGGCGACGTCGCCCAGGGGCCCGATTTCATGGGCGGCTGGTCGGTCCACGCCATCCAGCCGACGGCGGTCGAGCACGGCCGCATCGCCGCCTTGAACATGGCCGGCGGCAATGCCAGCTACCACGGCAGTCTGGCCATGAACGTGCTCGACACCGCCGGCCTGGTCTCCAGTTCCTTCGGGCAGTGGCAGGGGGTGGAGGGCGGAGAGTCGGTGGAGCGCATGGACGAGGAGCGCTTCCGCTACACCCGTCTGGAGTTCGACGGCGAGCACCTGGTCGGCGCCATCTGCCTGGGCCGGACCGACCAGATCGGCATGCTGCGCGGCCTCATCCAGTCGCGGGTCAGGCTGGGCGACTGGAAGGCCCGGCTGATGGAGGACCCGCAGCGGATTTCCGAGGCCTATGTGGCCTCCACCCAGAAATGAGCGGGACGGCGCGATGAAGGTCAAGGTCAAGCTGTTCGCCCTGCTCGAGGACTACCTGCCGGCGGGGGCCCGCAACAACGAGGTCGAATTGGAAGTGGTCGACGGCACCACGGCGGCGGCCATCGTCAAGCGGCTCAACCTGCCGGCCGAGCTGTGCCATCTGGTGCTGCTCAACGGCAACTATCTGGAGCCCGGGGTGCGCGGCTCCCATCCGCTGGCCGCCGACGACGTGCTGGCCATCTGGCCGCCGATCGCCGGCGGGTGAACGGGCCCGTCACCATCGAGAAGGAGATGGGGATCACCCATGCCGAGTTCTTCCGGGTGATCGGGCGCGCGCTGGCCGGCCGGCCGCACGTCATCAAGGGCAATCGCGTCCATATCACCGAGGACGGCCGCAGCCTCGACATCGCGCTTTCCGAGGAGACGGAGCGCCGCATCGCCATGATCGCGCTGCCCATCACCCGCGTACGCCTGGTCTTCACCGGCTATGGCGAGGCCGAGGCGGCCGAAGCTTTGGCCGCCTTCGACCGCTGGTTCCAGCGCGGCGGCGGCTGAGGCGTTTTCGCGCGGCCGGCATACCATGCTTAACGCGCGATTGCTAACGCGCGTAAATTTCCCTAATATTGGATAGGGGAAAATCGGCTGCGGGCGGTTTGGATGAAAATGCGGCGGGAAAAAAAGGTCGACGTCCTTGTCGTCGGCGGCGGCCCTGCGGGAATCGGCGCGGCGATTTCGGCAGCGCGCAATGGGGCGCACGTCCTGTTGGCGGAACGCTATTTCTTCCTGGGCGGCATGGGCACGCTCTCGCTGGTCGCCGGCCTGTACACCCAGTGGTCGGGCGAACGACGCATCCTGGGCGGCATCGTCCGAGAACTGATGGACTCGCTGATCCGGCGCGGGGAGGCGAGAGAGATTTGCGTGCCGATGTCGGCGTCTCCAGGCGTCAGTTCGTCGCGGACCGAAATCAACCCGGAAGCCTACAAGTACCTGGTTGAGCAAAGAGCCGTCGAGGCCGGGGTGGAGCTTCTTTACGGTGCCCTGTTTTCCGA
It encodes:
- a CDS encoding aldehyde ferredoxin oxidoreductase family protein, whose product is MGWTRKVLRVNLSKGTCASEPLNMEWAQKYLGQRGLASKYLVEEVNPKVDPLSPDNKMFFATGPLTGTAASTGGRYSVITKGALTNAIACSNSGGYFGAELKMAGWDMVIVEGKAKKPVYLLIQDDKAEVRPADHLWGKSVWETDALLKAEHHEPQMRISAIGRAGEAGVMYACIVNDLHRAAGRSGVGAVMGSKNLKAVAVRGTQGVKVHDFPKFMQAVTAGKKVLAANAVTGQGLPAYGTQVLMNVINETGALPTRNHRDVQFEGAGRISAEAMREKRVTDGKANLVRNQACFGCTIACGRISQIDKTHFTVANNPKYWGAQGGLEYEAAWALGAATGVDDLEALTYANYLCNEQGMDPITFGTTVGAAMELFEMGVITTKQTGGLELKFGSAETLTKLAELTGMGEGFGKEIGLGSKRLTEKYGHPELSMSVKGQEFPAYDGRGIQGIGLAYATSNRGACHLRGYTIASEILGIPEKTDPLASDGKAGLVKAFQDATAAVDSSGLCVFTTFAWTLDDIAPQIDGACEGGWTAARLLEMGERIWNMERRFNLDAGFTAKDDTLPKRLLKEAAKTGPAKGKVNDLGKMLPEYYKLRGWSPEGVPTNETVTRLAL
- a CDS encoding NAD(P)/FAD-dependent oxidoreductase; the encoded protein is MRYVLIGAGPAGVVAAETLRKADPEGDILLLGDEPEPPYSRMALPYFLVGTIDEAGTYLRKSETHYDELGIAFRHARALKIDPAGKTVALEGGESVPYDRLMIATGSSTVTPPVPGIGLPGVHPCWTLADSREIARRATPDSRVVLMGAGFIGCIVLESLIKRGVKPTVVEMADRMVPRMMNAAAGGLIKKWCATKGIEVLTSTKVTAIEDTGEARDPLRVMLDKGAPLRAALVVVATGVRPNIAFLDGSGIETDFGIRVDSHLKSSADGVYAAGDVAQGPDFMGGWSVHAIQPTAVEHGRIAALNMAGGNASYHGSLAMNVLDTAGLVSSSFGQWQGVEGGESVERMDEERFRYTRLEFDGEHLVGAICLGRTDQIGMLRGLIQSRVRLGDWKARLMEDPQRISEAYVASTQK
- a CDS encoding MoaD/ThiS family protein, with translation MKVKVKLFALLEDYLPAGARNNEVELEVVDGTTAAAIVKRLNLPAELCHLVLLNGNYLEPGVRGSHPLAADDVLAIWPPIAGG